The Brassica napus cultivar Da-Ae chromosome C7, Da-Ae, whole genome shotgun sequence genome has a segment encoding these proteins:
- the LOC106422071 gene encoding patellin-4 isoform X2, with the protein MTAEVKVEEKQVESEVVIASAVVPPVEETTVKAVVEDEVKAVEEVDGSETKVVEKISSFKEESDFFSDLKDSEKKALSDLKTKLEEAIVENTLFRKKKETPVKVVEKKKEVEEKAEDEKKSEAEESPKEEAKTDAVVTEEAKAETTEDVVQKESPKEEVKTEADVVDTKEEVKAEIAEEEKKTEEAVVTKEATVEQEEEDEIVDNDIELWGVPLLPSKGAEGTDVILLKFLRARDFKVNDAFEMLKKTLKWRKEQKINSVLGRDFGEDLASAAYMNGLDRESRPVCYNVYSVFGNEELYQATFGSEQTRENLLKWRFQLMEKGTQKLDLKPGGVTSLLQIHDLKNCPGPLKKELWVAIKNAIVALQDNYPELVSRNVFINVPFWFYAVSTLLSPFLTQRTKSKFVVPRPANVTETLLKYIPAEEIPVQYGGFKRDDDTEFSKEAVSEVVVKPGSSETIEIPATETEGTLVWDVAVLGWEVNYKEEFVPADEGAYTIIVQKVKKIGSNEGPVRNSFKNSESGKIVLTVDNVSSKKKKRVLYRYRTKTESSC; encoded by the exons ATGACTGCAGAAGTTAAGGTTGAGGAGAAGCAGGTGGAGTCTGAGGTTGTTATTGCCTCTGCTGTTGTTCCTCCTGTGGAGGAGACAACAGTGAAAGCTGTTGTGGAGGACGAAGTTAAAGCTGTGGAAGAGGTTGATGGGAGCGAGACTAAGGTTGTGGAGAAGATTTCTTCTTTTAAAGAAGAGAGCGATTTCTTCTCTGATTTGAAGGATTCTGAGAAGAAGGCTTTGAGTGATCTGAAGACAAAGCTTGAAGAAGCCATTGTTGAAAACACGCTGTttaggaagaagaaagagaccCCTGTGAAGgtggtggagaagaagaaggaagtaGAGGAGAAGGCTGAAGACGAGAAGAAGAGTGAGGCTGAGGAAAGCCCCAAAGAAGAAGCAAAGACTGATGCTGTTGTGACCGAGGAAGCCAAAGCTGAGACAACTGAGGATGTTGTTCAAAAGGAAAGCCCCAAAGAAGAAGTAAAGACTGAGGCTGATGTTGTCGACACCAAAGAGGAAGTGAAAGCTGAGAttgcagaagaagagaagaaaaccgAGGAG GCTGTTGTTACCAAAGAAGCCACTGTGGAgcaggaggaagaagatgagattGTGGATAACGATATCGAGCTATGGGGAGTGCCACTGCTTCCAAGCAAAGGAGCTGAAGGAACAGATGTAATCCTCTTGAAGTTCTTGAGAGCAAGAGACTTCAAAGTCAATGATGCCTTTGAGATGCTCAAGAAAACCCTCAAATGGAGGAAGGAACAGAAGATTAATTCGGTCCTTGGGAGAGACTTTGGCGAGGATCTTGCCTCTGCAGCTTATATGAACGGTCTGGACCGTGAATCACGCCCGGTTTGTTACAATGTCTACAGCGTTTTCGGTAACGAGGAGCTTTACCAGGCGACGTTTGGATCAGAGCAAACCAGAGAGAATCTGTTGAAATGGAGGTTTCAGCTGATGGAGAAGGGAACCCAGAAGCTTGATCTGAAACCAGGTGGTGTCACTTCTCTTCTCCAGATCCATGACCTCAAAAACTGCCCTGGACCTTTGAAGAAAGAGCTATGGGTTGCAATCAAGAACGCCATAGTAGCTTTGCAGGACAACTACCCGGAGCTTGTTTCCAGAAAC GTATTCATCAATGTTCCCTTCTGGTTCTACGCCGTCAGCACTCTCCTGTCTCCATTCTTAACACAACGAACCAAGAGCAAGTTTGTTGTGCCTCGTCCAGCCAATGTCACAGAGACTCTTCTCAA GTACATTCCAGCAGAGGAGATCCCTGTTCAGTACGGTGGTTTCAAAAGAGATGATGATACCGAGTTCTCCAAGGAAGCTGTTTCTGAAGTTGTTGTGAAGCCTGGATCATCTGAAACCATCGAGATCCCAGCTACTGAG acTGAAGGAACATTGGTTTGGGACGTTGCTGTTTTGGGATGGGAAGTGAATTACAAGGAAGAGTTTGTGCCAGCAGATGAAGGAGCGTACACCATAATTGTCCAAAAGGTGAAGAAGATCGGTTCTAATGAAGGTCCGGTCAGGAACAGTTTCAAGAACAGTGAGTCTGGTAAGATTGTTCTCACCGTTGACAATGTCTctagcaagaagaagaagagagttctgTACAGGTACAGGACCAAGACGGAATCCTCTTGCTGA
- the LOC106422071 gene encoding patellin-4 isoform X1, with protein MTAEVKVEEKQVESEVVIASAVVPPVEETTVKAVVEDEVKAVEEVDGSETKVVEKISSFKEESDFFSDLKDSEKKALSDLKTKLEEAIVENTLFRKKKETPVKVVEKKKEVEEKAEDEKKSEAEESPKEEAKTDAVVTEEAKAETTEDVVQKESPKEEVKTEADVVDTKEEVKAEIAEEEKKTEEAVVTKEADVVDTKEEVKAEIAEEEKKSEEAVVTKEATVEQEEEDEIVDNDIELWGVPLLPSKGAEGTDVILLKFLRARDFKVNDAFEMLKKTLKWRKEQKINSVLGRDFGEDLASAAYMNGLDRESRPVCYNVYSVFGNEELYQATFGSEQTRENLLKWRFQLMEKGTQKLDLKPGGVTSLLQIHDLKNCPGPLKKELWVAIKNAIVALQDNYPELVSRNVFINVPFWFYAVSTLLSPFLTQRTKSKFVVPRPANVTETLLKYIPAEEIPVQYGGFKRDDDTEFSKEAVSEVVVKPGSSETIEIPATETEGTLVWDVAVLGWEVNYKEEFVPADEGAYTIIVQKVKKIGSNEGPVRNSFKNSESGKIVLTVDNVSSKKKKRVLYRYRTKTESSC; from the exons ATGACTGCAGAAGTTAAGGTTGAGGAGAAGCAGGTGGAGTCTGAGGTTGTTATTGCCTCTGCTGTTGTTCCTCCTGTGGAGGAGACAACAGTGAAAGCTGTTGTGGAGGACGAAGTTAAAGCTGTGGAAGAGGTTGATGGGAGCGAGACTAAGGTTGTGGAGAAGATTTCTTCTTTTAAAGAAGAGAGCGATTTCTTCTCTGATTTGAAGGATTCTGAGAAGAAGGCTTTGAGTGATCTGAAGACAAAGCTTGAAGAAGCCATTGTTGAAAACACGCTGTttaggaagaagaaagagaccCCTGTGAAGgtggtggagaagaagaaggaagtaGAGGAGAAGGCTGAAGACGAGAAGAAGAGTGAGGCTGAGGAAAGCCCCAAAGAAGAAGCAAAGACTGATGCTGTTGTGACCGAGGAAGCCAAAGCTGAGACAACTGAGGATGTTGTTCAAAAGGAAAGCCCCAAAGAAGAAGTAAAGACTGAGGCTGATGTTGTCGACACCAAAGAGGAAGTGAAAGCTGAGAttgcagaagaagagaagaaaaccgAGGAGGCTGTTGTTACCAAAGAGGCTGATGTTGTCGACACCAAAGAGGAAGTGAAAGCTGAGAttgcagaagaagagaagaaatcCGAGGAGGCTGTTGTTACCAAAGAAGCCACTGTGGAgcaggaggaagaagatgagattGTGGATAACGATATCGAGCTATGGGGAGTGCCACTGCTTCCAAGCAAAGGAGCTGAAGGAACAGATGTAATCCTCTTGAAGTTCTTGAGAGCAAGAGACTTCAAAGTCAATGATGCCTTTGAGATGCTCAAGAAAACCCTCAAATGGAGGAAGGAACAGAAGATTAATTCGGTCCTTGGGAGAGACTTTGGCGAGGATCTTGCCTCTGCAGCTTATATGAACGGTCTGGACCGTGAATCACGCCCGGTTTGTTACAATGTCTACAGCGTTTTCGGTAACGAGGAGCTTTACCAGGCGACGTTTGGATCAGAGCAAACCAGAGAGAATCTGTTGAAATGGAGGTTTCAGCTGATGGAGAAGGGAACCCAGAAGCTTGATCTGAAACCAGGTGGTGTCACTTCTCTTCTCCAGATCCATGACCTCAAAAACTGCCCTGGACCTTTGAAGAAAGAGCTATGGGTTGCAATCAAGAACGCCATAGTAGCTTTGCAGGACAACTACCCGGAGCTTGTTTCCAGAAAC GTATTCATCAATGTTCCCTTCTGGTTCTACGCCGTCAGCACTCTCCTGTCTCCATTCTTAACACAACGAACCAAGAGCAAGTTTGTTGTGCCTCGTCCAGCCAATGTCACAGAGACTCTTCTCAA GTACATTCCAGCAGAGGAGATCCCTGTTCAGTACGGTGGTTTCAAAAGAGATGATGATACCGAGTTCTCCAAGGAAGCTGTTTCTGAAGTTGTTGTGAAGCCTGGATCATCTGAAACCATCGAGATCCCAGCTACTGAG acTGAAGGAACATTGGTTTGGGACGTTGCTGTTTTGGGATGGGAAGTGAATTACAAGGAAGAGTTTGTGCCAGCAGATGAAGGAGCGTACACCATAATTGTCCAAAAGGTGAAGAAGATCGGTTCTAATGAAGGTCCGGTCAGGAACAGTTTCAAGAACAGTGAGTCTGGTAAGATTGTTCTCACCGTTGACAATGTCTctagcaagaagaagaagagagttctgTACAGGTACAGGACCAAGACGGAATCCTCTTGCTGA